A stretch of DNA from Candidatus Micrarchaeum acidiphilum ARMAN-2:
CAGTTTCTTCAGTCCCTTCAGGTTTGCGCTTGCATTATTCCTGTTCCAGTGTATGGCAGGGCTCCTCTTGAGCACGGCTGCAATAGCTGCCTTGGCCCTGACGAATGCAAGGGCGAAGTTGAGCGCAAAAAGCATGAACCCCTTTGTAATGGAATTGAAGTAAATCTTGGTTAGTATGACTGGGACCATGAACGACAATAGGAATGCAAGCGATCCGAATATCTCAAGGTCCAGTCCTATATATTTGCCGCTTAAAAGCTGCTGTGCGGTAAGATTTACAAACGGAGCGGCAGAAAAGACTATGAGTATTGATATGACCGTGAACATTATCAATACTACTGAAAGGTAGTTGAGCCCGAGCCCATGCACTAGGTAATCCATCTTCTGAACCGAGGTGCTCCTGTCCTTGTTAAAGTACTTGTTGTTTTTGAAGAAATATTTCAGGAACTGGGTATCTCCGTAGTTGTACCTCCATTGCTGCTTGACCAGTTCGGTAAACGTCTTTATAGGCTTCCCGAGCGCGTACACCTTCGGTACATATATGCTCTTGTAATCAGATATGTCGGACTTGAAGCTGAAGAACGTATCCTCTATCACGTATTCGGGGAACCCGCCCATCTTCTTAAGGTACTGCATGCGTATTATGCCGCAGGAGCCGGCAAATATGGCAGTGTTGTTCAGTGCTCTCGCGGGCTCTATGAACTTGAAAAAGAATGCGTCAAACATTTTGACCGAGTCTGAAAACAGGTTGCCCTTCGAATGGGTTTTTTCAGTTTGCAGGTATGACATCTTTTCGTCCTGGAAGTAGGGAAGCAGATCCATAAGGAAGTTTTTGTTGATCAATTTTTCATCATAGTCAAATATTGCCAGAAACTCCTCCTTCGAAGCCTTCAGCATTTTATTCAAGGCACCTGCCTTGTACCCCTTCCTATTGCGCCTGTGCATATAAACGATGCCTTTCTGAAGGGCGTAGCTTCTGAGCTCCCTTACCACATCACTTTTTGTAGAATCATCCAAAAGATAGAACCTGATCTTGTCCTTCGGATAATTCATGGTCAGTATCTCATCAAATGTCCTTTTTACTATGTCTGGATTCTCATTGTATACCGGCACTGCCAAGGCAACCGTGGGGAATGACTCCATAGGCTTGAGCGTCTGCTTTATTTTTTCAAGGTAAGTTCCGTAGTAGTACGACCTATAGTACATTATCGAAGCAGAAATATTGAACAAACCTGCAATTATAGAAAGAGCAAGGAACATTATCGATATAATGTACATGTAGAGGCTCTTTGATACCACGAAAAGATAAGCTGAAAATCCGAAGCCCGCAACAGCCAGCAATATGAATAGGGCCACGGTCAGCAATCTAAGGGTAAAGCGCGTTCCAAAGAATTTATTCTGCATTAGCACATCCCCTGCCCCAAGTCAGGTATTTGATATAAATATACACATCAATAATTATATCAAATATTTATAAAATATTGCAACAGAATATAGTTAATGGCCATATATATTAATGTTTACCTTAATCGCTGCCGGGATGGCGGAAACTGGTAACGCGCCAGAAAAATTTGGCGAAACTCGAGATCTGGTTTCCTTCGGGAAGTTTGGGTTCAAATCCCAATCCCGGCGCATCATACACGCAAATGTCAGTACAAGTATGGTGCTTTTAGATAAAGTTATGGCCTGCAACGATAACTGAGATTGGCATCCTTAACAATGTGGGCGGGAAATCCCCACCCCATTTATGGATTGAAAGATGTCACAAGTCCAAATCAATGCTGTTGAGGTTTACCTTTTCCTTCAACGAGTATGTCGAAGCCCTTCGAAGTTATCATATAGGGTGCAGTAACCGTGCTATGTTCTGTCCTCCTGAACTTCGGTATGTTTATCACATATTGGTACTCACCACCAATGTCCTTCAAGTTTAAATCTACTATGCCATCGAACATTGAAGTGGTATATAACCCGCCAAGCTTTTGGCTGCTTTCTTTACCAAGCATCTCCAGTGTTGCAATCCCGGTTATGTTCAAGCTTCGCCCAAACTCTGAGATATACGCAACAGCTCTAGTATATGTCCTATCATTTCTAAATCTAGAACGCAAATTACTTACCGAATCAAGAACTACAATCTTTGCCTTGTTAGATTTTATAATTTGGCCCATTTTAGAAAGCGTTTCTTCGAATTCTTCCCTACTCTTTATCGCGTCTATCCCTCTCAGGTACTCAACATTTATGATTTTGTCTTGAAAAAACCTATCCAAATCTTCAAAACTAGAGAACACCTCCAAGGAGTTCCTAATAAGGTCCTCTTTGCGTTCCTCAGTAGATATGAACACGCTAGGTATACCAAATTTGGCATTACGGTAAAGCAGCTCCATGCAAAACAGGGTTTTTCCCGCACCTGGCATTCCATACAAAAGGACCTGAGAACCTAACGGTATTCCACCCCCGCAAAGCCTGTCAAATCCGGGTATGCCAGTTTTAATAAATTCAACAGGATAATAAGGATCGAAGTTTTCCATAAGATCACATCAATCAAGATCAAGATTTTCAAGCACTACCCCATCCTTCGTTATCTCGTAAGGCACTGTAGATGTGCTATTTTCAGATCCCCGGTTTTTTATTACTTCCAAGCTCTTTATCCTGCGATTATTTGACGCCGTAGAAAGATAAAGAATAATTATTCCATCGTATATAAAAAATTCCGGTTCAAACATTAACCCAATCCTATTCGTAGAATTCATTTCTGCAGTAATGATTGTCGTGGCGTTAAGCTTCCTCAGGGTATTAATCATGTTTATTGATAGGTTTCTGTAATCTAACGGATCTTTTATAAGCAGTTTCAAGGCTGATATCGAATCTATTGCCGCAGTATCAATCTTTTCTGCTTCAATTATTGAAGCCATGCCACCAAGCCACTCGTTAAACGCATAACCTCCCCGGCCCTCCTTGTTATCGCCAAGATACTGCCTTTCCTCTTCAAGCCCTTCAATTATGAGCTTTTTGGACTCTATCAACCTGTCAATGTCATTAAAATTCGAGAATGCTTCCTTAGCGTTTTCAATTATCATTTCAGAAGTCTCTTCAATGGAAAACATTGCAGATTTCTTACCTGCCAATGCATTTCTATAGATATATTCAAAAGATATTAGCGTTTTTCCCGCGCCGGGACCTCCTGCAAGCAGCATCTGGTTCCTTTTTGGTATTCCTCCTCCAAGCAAGGAATCTAGGCCGTCTATCCCTGTTTCAATCTTCTCCCTCATTAAAATCCACCAATAGCTTCAATTAGTAATAAAATTATATAAACCTTCTACATGCACACCAATGACCTTATAATCCGCGTAAGGCTATAGTTCAAAGAACTCATCTACCATCGTCGTTGCATACGAACCTGCAGGCAAAGAAAATCGCATAGTGCCATCTTCGAAAGAGAAATCTTTGAAAGGCGAAAATAAAACCCGAAATGTGCCTTTGCAGTTTATCTCGGGCATCTTCTTGAGCCTGAAGTCCTCAAGCGTTATCCCAAGTTCGTCAAGGCGCGCCGACTCGAAATCCGTGAGCTTTTTGGTGTCATAGCCGACTATGTTGCTGCAAGCGAAGGATCTGCCGGCACCACTCCAGCCCTCGGCTTGCACAATGGTTTCATAATCCGGAAAACCGTAAAAATTCTCCAATACTGCAACGTCTTCGCCTTCCGGCTGCAGCCTGTGCTCCTTTATCCTGTGCTCGACTTCCTCGTTGAATATCTGGCTCTCTACCGAGTGCGCAAACATGAGCAGAAGCTGCCTTGGCAATTTCCTTAACGCATTGGCGTAGTTTCCGGGGAACTTGGCAAGATAATCGATCACCATGCGTTCATACTTCAAATACCTCGGAAAATAATTCATTGCTTCGGCAAAGTCCATATGTTCAGCAAGCTTCTCCCTGGCAGCCACCGCGTCCTGGTTTATTTCATTTGAGGTATCTGTAAGAAAGGCCATCGCGGCCCTTTCAAAGTCGCCTCGCAGAAGGCAAAGGCCCACTTCGAAGTTGTTTTTTCTCTGGCCGAACCTCTGCTCGCCAAAATAGTTTGGGAACACTCCACCAAGCTCTTCGCAAACTTTTTTTATGTGGTCGCCCAGCCTATCGTCATCAATGTCTGTATATACCTTAATCGAGAAATTGTTTCCCAAGAGGTCGCCCATCCTGACCTGCGAGTCTGAATACCATGCAGCGTTTACCTTTATGTCTTTCAGCCTTGCAGAGGCAACTCTGGCCCGCGCGGCTCCGAAAATGCTGCAGAGCTGCGTTGAAACAGAGACTCTGTCCTTTGTGCCAGCAAAAGAGACTGATTTCCTGCCCCGCCCGAGCGTCTTTGCCAGGCTAATCAGGGCCTGGGCGGTATTCCAATCCCTTTTTTGCAGGACAAACGCCACGAATTTTCCGCTTTCCTGCTCCGCAAAGCCCAACTCGCCCGGGAGGTACGCCCTGTCCAGTGACAGAACGGTTCCGTTAGAGGTTATTTCCTGGACCAGAAAATCTTCTGGAGCCCTTTTTATCTCAGCCTTTACCTTTTTTACTGTTGACAAATTTTCCATTCTTGCTCCTCTTTGTGCTCTTGCCCCCGAGTCCGTGCATTATCTGCGCATCAAATTTTTCAAGGTCTTTTATCGCGAACACAGATTCCTCAAGCAGTATCCTTATGCCTATTATCGCTATCAATATCGCTATTACTTCGAATACGCCGTAAAATCCTACACGGTATATAACGAATGCGAAAGCTATTCCGACTGCGGGAGGATGCTCGCTCTTTGTGGCGACCAGAAGCACTATCAGTGCAAATATCGTTATGCCGATAGCTATTGCCGTTGGTATATGCATAGACAGGAGGAAGCCCAGATACCCCATTATGGCCGCCATAAAATAGCTTTTGGCAAACTTCGGCACCCTGGCAGCCCTGGACCTGGGCATCATGAACAATATGAACACGCTCGCTGCAAAAGAGGCAAATATCACCTCGGAAGATCCAGCTCCGTATAACCTGTCAAATCCCCCGGAAATGAATATGTAGTATATGGCTGACACTGTTATCGAAGCGAAAAGTGCAGGCAAAAGGCCATTCCTAAGCGGATGCTCCTTGTATTTGCTGCTGAGATTTACAACGTGAAGCTCTTCGTTTTTTCCCTTTCTATATGCCACTGAACCTCCTCTGTATATGCCTCAAATTTCAAATACCAATCATAATAAAAAACATGATTACAAACCCTGCCCATATTACATATTCTACGATTATGCTTGCAAGAGCTTTCCAGGCGCTTATGTCATTCTGCCCGGCCAGCCCAAATATAAGCACTAAAAGAGCCCAAATTGATATTATCAGAGCCAGTGCCTCGCCTGCCAAAGTGCTTCCAAGAAGGACTACCCAGAAAAACATCGAAAATGGCAGGCTAGCCAGTATGCTGGGTCCTACTACTGTATCATATTCGTCGTAAATATGCACAACCTTGCCTGTTATGAAATAAAGCAGAGAACCTCCAATCAATCCTGATAAAATCGGCAGCAATAAAAAGACAATGACAAGCATGTTGGCTATGTAGTTTAAGTAGGCATTGCCAATGTTTATGTTGAGATACTCTGCAAACTGCGAAAAGATGGAATATGAACTGGCGCTTATAGAATATCCCGAATGCACAGCCACAATCCCTATAATTATGTTTAAAGCCAAGGGCAGCAGAATGCCAAGATAGTATATTTTAAGCGATTCAAAAAGGCTGTACTTCGAACTCTGATATGAGGGGCTTAGCATGAAACTAAGAGCCTTCTTCGAATATTTGAACATTATATACACACCAAGTTATCTAAAACAAATTTGCCAGTATCAGCACGGTTGGAATAAGGGTCTTAAAAATGTTGAAATAGAAGGCCAGCGCTACAAGTATGGAGAATGCTATGTAAATATATAGAGCATTTCCATCCTCATCACCAGTAGATGCCTTTACCGTCCCTGCAGGGCCGGTATTTCTGTTTGCAGCCTGCGAAGAGTCCAAGGCTTTCTTTATCCAAGCGTCAGCGTCTACTCCAGGATCTCCATACGTACCCAAATCGTTCGGCATAAGCTCCACTACAAATATATAGAGCAAAACGTTTATAAAATGGAACTAGAAACTGCGCACTAATCACCGGCTCTGCTGCAGCGAACTCATAGCGTCGCAACACATAAAATTCCAAGGTGCAGTGCAGTCGATTGCCTGCATAATACTCGCACATAATGGCAGCAATTATGGAAATGCGGCATGCCTGACTAGGGCGTCCTACGCCGGCGGGCCGCGGCCCCCAAATACCTTAAAATCCAAATCCTTTCAGAAACATATTTAAATCTTTACGGCTCAAATATAGCTGGTGTCTTTATGGCAGCATGAGCTCTTATAGGCTCCCGTATTTGAAGGCTTATTTTGCTTCGTGAAAATACAAGTCCTAGAATCTATGAGCTATGTTGTTGACGCTTATGAAATTGCACGTTTGTGCAACGGATATGAGGGGAAGTAAGTTTGCTTAAATTTTAAACCACCTAGCGGATGGCTAGGCTATAGCAACGATGAAGGCCGTGGCAAGCTGCGATAAGCCCGGGGTAGCCGCATGTCAGGCTTTGAACCCGGGATTGCCGAATTGTACGTAGCAATACGTATGTGTACGCGGGGAACTGAAATATCTTAGTACCCGCAGGAAAAGAAAGCGAGAGCGATGCGGTAAGTAATGCGAATGAAAGCCGCGCAGGGCAAACTGAATCCCGCCTTGCAAAAGGTGTGGAGATGTGGTGCAGCGCCGATCCAGGACATGAGCCGAACGTTATGGAAAGAGCGGCCATAGAGAGTGACAGCCTCGTAGGTTAAGTGCGATGGACCTGCTGCAAAAGAGTAATTCCGCCTTAGTATGTGGAGTGAATACGGGGGCATTAAACCCCAACCCTAAATATTGGCTATAGACCGATAGAGAACAAGTAGCGCGAGCGAAAGCTGAAAAGAACCCACACGCGTGGGATTGAAAAGATCTGAAACTAGGTGGTGACATGCAGGTAAGGCACGAAAGGAATGATGCGCGCCGAAGCTATGCCGGAAACGGCTATGCGAGGATGCGCGGAGCAGTGTCTTACCATTCTTCTTGAAGCAAGAGCCAGGGAGTGTATAGGCGTGGCGAGCCGAAAGGCGCAGCGAAAGCGAGAGCACGCAGCATTGCGAGGTGCGGGGTATGAAAATGCCCAAGTCACGTTTATACGACCCGAAGCCATTGTGAACTACGCGCGCCCAAGACGAAGCTAGGTTAACGCCTGGTGGAGGTCTGCAACCTGTCATGGCATGCCCTGTTGGGTGAGGCGCGGGTAGCGGCGATATACCTTTCGAACATGGCAATAGCGGGTCCCTTCTGAAGTATCTTTAGGATAGCTCTGGGCGAGCTTGCATATGCGGTAGAGCAACCGATTAAGGGGCATGGAGCCGAAAGGCTTCACCTCTTCGTCAAACTCCGAATGTATATGCTGTGTAGACCCCAGGAGTCGGCGATGTTGGGTAAGCTAGCATCGCGAGACTGCAAAGATAGTGACCGGGGTTAAGGTCCCCAAATCCTAGTTGAGTGTATCAAAGGCGAGAAGTACCATAGACAGCTGGGAGGTAGGCTCAGAAGCAGCCATCCTTCAAAAAACGCGTAATAGCGTACCAGTAGAGGTATTCCTTACCGAAAATATACGGGGCTAAGCTAGGTACCGAGACCTCGGAGTGCGATAAGCACTGGTAAGAAGGCGTGCGGCATGGCAAGAAGTATGTCCGAAAGGACATATGGACCGTGTCGCAGAGAATATCCTGGTGTTAGTATCATCAAATATGGGTGAGAATCCCATACACCGTAAGCACACGGGTTTCTTCGCAACGCTCGTCAGCGGAGAGTTAGGCGATCCTAAGCCGCAGGCCAATCACCATGCGGCAAAAGGGAAGCTGGTTAATATTCCAGCCCCTAACAGGTAGGCGTGGCAACACAAGGCAGATTTCTGACGCTTGGGGATAGGTCCGCAAGAAAGTGCAAAGGGCTGCAGAGTCTCGTTATGAGGAGAAGCAGCTAAATGAACTGTTGGACTGATTTCTTGAGCCCGTGAAAAGGGAATCTGCAACGATCCTGTTAGACCGTACCTAGAACTAGTACAAGTGTTGCTGGCTTAAAAGGCCAAGGTGTGACGGAGTAACCTAGGTTAGGGAATTCGGCAAAATAGTGGCGTAAGTTTTCGACAAGCCATGTCTGCGTATAGTATGCGCAGATAGCATTAACAAGGGAACAACGACTGTTTATCAAAAACACAACTCACCGCAAAGCCGTAAGGCTTAGTACAGTGGGTGACGCCTGCTCACCGCCAGTACGTGAACACCCTTTTCAAGGGGGATAAGCGCTGGCAAAGAGCGGGAGTAACTCTGACTCTCTTAAGGTAGCGTAATACCTCGTCACTTAATAGGTGACTTGCATGAATGGCGTAACGATTGTTCCACTGTCCCAACCTAGGGTCCGGTGAACTCACTGCGCGGTGAATATGCCGCGATCCTCCAGTGGGAAATGAAGTCTCTATGAAGCTTGACTACAGCCTGTAGTTGTTGTGTAGTTAGTTATGCATAGCGTAAGTGGGAGCGTCGATGTCTGGGCTTAGGCCCAGGCGGAGCGACAATGTAACACCACTCATAGCTTGCTCCACAGCTAACCCGAGAGGGAACATCTGCAGGTGGGTAGTTAGACTGGACGGTTACTTTCGATAAGGAAACGAAAGCGACCAACGCTCTGCTTAAGCGAGTTGGAAACTCGCTGGTAAGTGAAAAGGCAAATGCAGGGCTGACTGTGTGCTGAAAAGCGTGGCACGCAGACTGGAAACAGGGGCTTAACGAACGTTGGTAGCTCTTTTAATGGGGCTCCAAGCTGTCAAACAAGTTACTCTAGAGGTAACCGATTCGTCGCCGGTGAGAGTCCGCATCGACCTGGCGCATTGATACATCGATATGGGCTTGGGTTATCCTGGCAGTGTACAAGCCGCCAAGGGTTGGGCTGTACGCCCATTAAAAACCCACATGAGCTGCGTTCAGTACGTCGCGAGACAGTACGGTAATATCTACTGGAGGTGTTAGTGCCGGAGGATAAGATCCCTTTAATACGAGAGGAACGAGGGATCGGCGCCACTGGTGTACCGGTTGTGATTGCATTGCCGGGTAGCTACGCGCCAAATGGATAAGTCCTGAAAGCATCTAAGGACGAAGCTATACCCGAAACGAGGCACTATGGGCGGTCGCAATAGACGACTTCGATAGGACGGGTGCGTAAGCAGAGAGCTCACGCGATCTGTGAACATTCCGTTACTAAAGCCTAATTAGCAAACTTGCTTCCCCGCTTTTTTTGTGTTCATAAAATGCAGCGCGAGCCATGCTTGGCAGACTCGATACAGGAGTTCAAATGTCGAGAGAGAAATAGAAAATCCATTGCCAGCACAGGCAACGGCCTGCGCTGGCAGAAGTCGGGTAAGGGAATAAGCGTCAGATCCTTTTTTCCTTTTCGTCGGTCCATTCGAGATGCCACGAGTACGGACCGTCGATAACAGATACGAAGGCCCTGTCCTTGAGCGGATCCTTTTCAAGGAGGGCGTCAAGCTTCCTAAGCCTAAGTTTCAGCAGCTTTCTTGACAGCGGATTCATTTTTTCACCCTATTGCCGTTCTTTGCAACGTGCTTTTTGAGCCTGTAGTAGCTTATAAGGGTGCCGAATTTCGGGTCCACATGCTGCGATATGTACTTTTCAACTGTTTCAGAATCAGCCTTGTTGTACAACGAGGTCTTGAGCATAAAGCCGTAATCGCCCTCTGTCACGTAAACCTCCTTCACGTCCTTGAGGTTTATCATGTCCATGGCGAGGTCGTTCATGTCTGCATTCTCTTTTGGTTTCAGAAGATAGAACTTGTGCGATGCCATCTGCATGCACGTAGATGTTTTGGCATTGTTATTTGAATCCATTATTTCACCCACCAGCAAAACAAAAGCGTTAATGTTATTACTGCGCCAGGCTTATAAATTAGGTAACGGCTGTAAAATGAGGCTAATAAGTTTAATAGACGTATTGCCGGTGCTAAAATCTATCGGATTACATATTTCAATATATATAAAATTATATTACGACGGATAATTGTAAGGCTATTACAATATATATAATTAAAAAATAATAGAAATGCTTAAATATTACAATATAGAAATAAATATTATGCAAGAGGTTCCCGAAGCAGTAAGGGCCGCCCTGGAAGAGCTTAAAAGCAAGCACAGGCACCATCTTCAGCTGAGGAAGTGCGAGGGCGGATACTACGTATCCGAGGCAACTTCAAAGTGGGATCCGGAGAAGGGCAGGAACAGGGCAATCTCAATATACGTGGGCAAAATAACCGATAGCGGAGAATTTATAGGGCCGGTAAGGAAGCGCAGCTCCACAAGGGGAATCGACAACCTCGACCAGTACATGAAAATAGGAAAAGAGCGGTCAAAGGCAAAGGAGAAGCAGCAGTTCGAAAGCGAATACGAGCCGCTAATATTGAAGGAGCTAAGCACAAATCCGAGGGACGGCATAGCTGCGATAAGCAAGAGGATTGGCCTGCCATATTCAACCACGCAGTACTGGATAAAGAAGCTCGAAAAGAAATACGGAATACATTATACTATTGAACACTGGTTCCTAAGAAACTTGGGTTTTGACAGATATATTGCAATTGCAAAGTTTAAGGACAAAAGACCGAATGCTTCAGAATTAAAAAAGGAAGTAGAAAAGAACCCATATATACAACTTGCTGTTTTGACCAGGGGAGCATATGATCTTTTCTTGTTCATGGTTGCTCCAGACATAAGATTTGCCGAAGATACTGTGTATGACCTAAGGTCAAGCCCTGTATTTGAAAATTGCCCAGGAACATGGTATTCAAGCTATTACCAACAAGGCATAGGCCACATAATGCTAAGAGACTCCTTCTTTGACATATTAAAGAACAAGATATGGCAAAGAACAAAAGAAACG
This window harbors:
- a CDS encoding glycosyl transferase family 2 gives rise to the protein MQNKFFGTRFTLRLLTVALFILLAVAGFGFSAYLFVVSKSLYMYIISIMFLALSIIAGLFNISASIMYYRSYYYGTYLEKIKQTLKPMESFPTVALAVPVYNENPDIVKRTFDEILTMNYPKDKIRFYLLDDSTKSDVVRELRSYALQKGIVYMHRRNRKGYKAGALNKMLKASKEEFLAIFDYDEKLINKNFLMDLLPYFQDEKMSYLQTEKTHSKGNLFSDSVKMFDAFFFKFIEPARALNNTAIFAGSCGIIRMQYLKKMGGFPEYVIEDTFFSFKSDISDYKSIYVPKVYALGKPIKTFTELVKQQWRYNYGDTQFLKYFFKNNKYFNKDRSTSVQKMDYLVHGLGLNYLSVVLIMFTVISILIVFSAAPFVNLTAQQLLSGKYIGLDLEIFGSLAFLLSFMVPVILTKIYFNSITKGFMLFALNFALAFVRAKAAIAAVLKRSPAIHWNRNNASANLKGLKKLLFSIMNTKIEVMFSGLIFTLSLFAVMNNHFTGGLWLLLYGFMYLFTTIFLYKYG
- a CDS encoding AAA ATPase — translated: MENFDPYYPVEFIKTGIPGFDRLCGGGIPLGSQVLLYGMPGAGKTLFCMELLYRNAKFGIPSVFISTEERKEDLIRNSLEVFSSFEDLDRFFQDKIINVEYLRGIDAIKSREEFEETLSKMGQIIKSNKAKIVVLDSVSNLRSRFRNDRTYTRAVAYISEFGRSLNITGIATLEMLGKESSQKLGGLYTTSMFDGIVDLNLKDIGGEYQYVINIPKFRRTEHSTVTAPYMITSKGFDILVEGKGKPQQH
- a CDS encoding putative circadian clock protein, KaiC, whose amino-acid sequence is MREKIETGIDGLDSLLGGGIPKRNQMLLAGGPGAGKTLISFEYIYRNALAGKKSAMFSIEETSEMIIENAKEAFSNFNDIDRLIESKKLIIEGLEEERQYLGDNKEGRGGYAFNEWLGGMASIIEAEKIDTAAIDSISALKLLIKDPLDYRNLSINMINTLRKLNATTIITAEMNSTNRIGLMFEPEFFIYDGIIILYLSTASNNRRIKSLEVIKNRGSENSTSTVPYEITKDGVVLENLDLD
- a CDS encoding tRNA pseudouridine synthase D TruD, with protein sequence MENLSTVKKVKAEIKRAPEDFLVQEITSNGTVLSLDRAYLPGELGFAEQESGKFVAFVLQKRDWNTAQALISLAKTLGRGRKSVSFAGTKDRVSVSTQLCSIFGAARARVASARLKDIKVNAAWYSDSQVRMGDLLGNNFSIKVYTDIDDDRLGDHIKKVCEELGGVFPNYFGEQRFGQRKNNFEVGLCLLRGDFERAAMAFLTDTSNEINQDAVAAREKLAEHMDFAEAMNYFPRYLKYERMVIDYLAKFPGNYANALRKLPRQLLLMFAHSVESQIFNEEVEHRIKEHRLQPEGEDVAVLENFYGFPDYETIVQAEGWSGAGRSFACSNIVGYDTKKLTDFESARLDELGITLEDFRLKKMPEINCKGTFRVLFSPFKDFSFEDGTMRFSLPAGSYATTMVDEFFEL
- a CDS encoding putative transcriptional regulator, AsnC family; this translates as MLKYYNIEINIMQEVPEAVRAALEELKSKHRHHLQLRKCEGGYYVSEATSKWDPEKGRNRAISIYVGKITDSGEFIGPVRKRSSTRGIDNLDQYMKIGKERSKAKEKQQFESEYEPLILKELSTNPRDGIAAISKRIGLPYSTTQYWIKKLEKKYGIHYTIEHWFLRNLGFDRYIAIAKFKDKRPNASELKKEVEKNPYIQLAVLTRGAYDLFLFMVAPDIRFAEDTVYDLRSSPVFENCPGTWYSSYYQQGIGHIMLRDSFFDILKNKIWQRTKETPRKQKDQLFLREYATLKELNNNGLIEFSKIDEKYNLKEGSAQYTYHKLIAEDMMKRITIAMDKPPIKDTAIIIAEQLDVNKFNAHKKDYYIETLSDSNTPLNKYIFAGDIGSPYGIILITTTYSDGEIEKIEESLIRSMRGCTLRTSIVSSILTGNLGFRKIDTSKTWIYEKLLKEYNKQ